In Deinococcus sp. JMULE3, the genomic window CGGGCGACCGTGGTGGGCAGCGGTTCCCGGTCAGTCCGGACCGGGAAGTTGTAGGTGTACACACCGACGTGGTATGTGCCGGTGGGGACACTGGCGGGCACGGCGGACGTGTTCGGCAGCGTGGCGCCGTAGGCGTTGTGGTGGATGACCGTGCTGTCGAACAGCGCGGTGCGGACCGCTTTCACGTCGCCGGGCAGGGTGCCGCTGACCGTCAGGGTGCGTCCGCTGACCTGGGCGCTGACCGTACCGGGCACGCCGACCCGCGCGCCGGGTTGCGAGGTGGCCCCGTCGTACGTGAGGTCGCCGTTCACGCTGGCCATGACCGTGTACTTGCGGGTGTCGTCCGGTGAGAGCGGTTCGTTGATGGCGCCGTCCATGAACCCGCCGGTGATGTCGTCGGTCAGGTCGAGCTTGCGGGTGGGTGTGGTGATACTCAGTTTCGCGGTGCCGTCGAGGGGCGTTCTGGCCCGGTAGCGGTAGTACAGGAAGTCCTGGAAGGTGCCGTCGCCAGCGCGGTCGGTGCCCGTGGCGATTTCCAGGCCGTAGGTGGTGACGGTCAGGGCGGCGCTCTGCCCGGCGGCGGTCGCGGTGACGGTGACGGGCGCCATGCTCAGGCGCAGGGCCTTCATGCGGCCCTGGGCGTCCACGTCGACGGTGGTCGGGTCGCTGGACGTGAACGTGACGGGCGCGGTGCTGGGCGTGCCGTCGGCGTTCGTGACGGTCACGGTCAGGGGCGGGAACGAGTTCGTGGCGATGACGGTCGGCCCGGTCACGCTGATCTTCACGGGCCCGGTGGGCGTGGTGGTGCCCGGCTGCTGGCAGGCGGTGAGGGCGGCGGTCAGGGTGAGGATCAGGGCGGTTCGTTTCATGTCGGGATTCCTATGGGGTGAAGAGGGATCCGGGGTGGGGCGCGCCAGTTCAGTTGCCGGGCACGCCGCCGTGGATCGCTTCTGCGATGGACAGTGTCCGGCCGCCCCTGCGGTGGCGGCCGGACCGGGGGTTCAGGCGGGGGTCAGCGGACGGTGAACGTGAAGGGCACCTCGACGGTGGCCGCCTTGCGGTCGGGGGCGCTGACGACGATGTTCAGCGTGCCGGTGACCTCGGTTCCGGTGGCTGGTTTCTGCGTGAACACGAGTTCCACGCAACCCTGGGCGCGGAAGGCGTTGTACATGCGGTCGAAGAACCCGTCGAGGGCGGCGGCGTCGTTCGCCTTCTGGAACAGGCCGCCGGTGGCGGTGGCGATGTCCTCCAGGGCGCTGAAGTCGAGGTTGCCGCGGGCGTCCAGGCCGATGGCGTACACCTTGGTGCCGTTGGCGCGCGCGGTGTCGATGGCCTGCTGGTACTGATCGATGTAGGCGTTGTCCTCGCCGTCGGTCAGGATCAGCAGGGAGCCGTTGGTGCCGCCGCTGGCCTTGACGAGGGTGCTGCCATCCACGATCGCGCCGTACAGCGGGGTGCCCCCGCCCGCGAAGGTGGCGTTGTCGATGCCCGTGTTCAGGAGGGTCTTGTCGCCCGTGAAGTCCTGCCACAGGTAGGAGACGCCCAGGTTTGCGTTGGGCGTGGTGTCAAAATCGAAGGAGAGGACAGCGGCGCGGTCCTGGCTGCTCATGCGCGAGACGAAGCGTTTGGCGGCGTCGCGGCGCAGGAGGTTCGGGTCGTTGTCGGCCATGCTGCCGGTGCTGTCGAGGCTGATCGCGGCGGTGATGGTGTCCTGCACCTGTACCTGACCGCACACGCGGGCCGTGGCGCTCCCGGCGCTGATGGTCTTGACGGTCGCGCTGTCCAGCTTGCCGTTGGTGACGATGCTGGTGTCGCTCAGGGGCGTGAAGCCGACCTGGTAGGTGGTGTCGTTCACGACGCGCACGCCGTTGACGGTGCCGGTGGTGGCGGCGGGTGTGGTGGGCGCTCCCTTGAAGTCGCAGGAGGCGAGCAGGGCGCAACTGATGGTCATGGTCCCGATGAGCAGTTTCTTCATGAGTGTTCTCCTCGACGTGTTGCCTGGCGCGTGCGCCGGACTGACCCGTCCTGTGAGTACGGTATTTGAATCAGATCCAGATACAGGTAAAAAGGCAAGTCCAAATATTCCGAGGTGTGAAGGCGCCATCTGCCGGGCTCGCTCGCCGGTGACCTTCAGCAGCGGTCGGTCCCCACCCGCGAGCTGACCCGGGCGGGTTTCGCGTGGCCGCGTGCATGCAGGTACGGACCCCGGTTCATTCACCCGGCGGTTCCGTCTGGAGGCCTGTATGTCCGCTCTGCGCATCATCCTGACGCTGCTCGCCCTGACCGCCCACGCCCACGCCCGCGACGACGGCACCGTGGCTCCACAGACCAACTCTGTCCCCACCCTGGCTCCCGCCGCCGCGTGATGCGCGCCGCCCAGGCGTCCCCCCCGCCGGGGGGCGTTCTGGTTTGCGTCCCCCGGCACGCCGGGGACGCGGCATCATGCTCCGGTCATGAGCGACTTTCAGCAGTACCTCGACGCGCACGCGCTGCTGTTGGGCGGGCGGTACCAGGCGGCTCTGGATTTCCTGGACGCGCGGCCCGTCGTGGAGGAACTGAATCACGCGCGGCAGCGGGCGTACGCCCTGCACTCGCTGCGCCGGACCGGGGAGGCGTACCCGGAGATCGAACGGGCCGCGCACCTGGCCGAGACGCTGTACCCGCGGCAGCGCAGCGCCGTGTACATCGACTGGGCGGTCATGCTGATGCGTGACCAGCGCTTCGACGAGGGGTTCCGGCTGTACCATCAGGCCCTCGCGCACGCCATCCTGCCAGAGGAGCGGGTCACCACGCTGTACAACCTCGGCTGGACGTACCTGCGCCGCGGGCACCTCGATCACGCGCTCGACGCCCTGCAGGAGGGATACGCCCTGACGCGCGCCAGCCGGATCGAGACGGTCCGCTGGCGCACCCACAATTTCCGCTGCGCCCTGGCCCTGCACGCCCGCGCGTCCGGGCAGTTCGACCTCGCCCTGCAGCGCGCCCGGCAGGCCACGCGCCTCGCCGGGGACGACCGCGCCGGTACGTACGCCTGGAACGTCCTGGCCACCACCCTGCGCCTCGCCGGTCAGGACGCTGCCGCCCGCGCCGCCCAGGAACGCGCCCTGAGTCTCGCCGGGGACGGCGCCGCGCGGGACACCGAGGCGCTGTACCTCGCCCTGATCGACCTGGGTGGCCCGAACGCCGCGGTGGCCCGCGACGCCCTGCAGCGCCTCGCGCCCCTGACCGCGCCGTACGACGGCTGGCGCGCCCGGCTGCACCTCGCGCAGGACCATCTGCGCGCCGGGGAAGGGGAGGTCGCGCTGGCGGTCCTGCACGCGGCGCTGGACGCGAACGAACCGTACGTCCTGCTCGACGAGGCCCCGGTCCTGGGTGACCTGTACGCCCACGGCCGCGCCGCTGGACTGATCCTGCCGACCCCCGCCGCGCGGCAGCCCTGCACGCTGCACGTCACGTCGCGCGGCGAGCCCGGCGCGCGGCTGTGCGGCGCCCCGCTGCCCGGCGCGCGGCCCCTGGGTCTGGCGGTCGTCGCGTACCTGCGCCGCGAGGGTCCGGCCACGCTCGACACGCTGGCCGCCGCGCTGCTGGACCTGCGCGCCGGGGACAGGCGCGGCCCGGCCCGCATCCGCGCGGCCATCAGCGACCTGCATGACCTGACCGGCAGCGATACCCTGACCGTCACCCGGCGGCGCACCGTCACCCTCGACCCCGACTGGGTGATCACCACCGACCTGGACGACCCCGGACCCGCCCCGTTCAGTGACCTCTACGGCGCGTGGGTCACGGATCTCGCCCGCTGATCACGTCTCGTCCTCCAGCCAGTCGAGCGGGC contains:
- a CDS encoding VWA domain-containing protein — its product is MKKLLIGTMTISCALLASCDFKGAPTTPAATTGTVNGVRVVNDTTYQVGFTPLSDTSIVTNGKLDSATVKTISAGSATARVCGQVQVQDTITAAISLDSTGSMADNDPNLLRRDAAKRFVSRMSSQDRAAVLSFDFDTTPNANLGVSYLWQDFTGDKTLLNTGIDNATFAGGGTPLYGAIVDGSTLVKASGGTNGSLLILTDGEDNAYIDQYQQAIDTARANGTKVYAIGLDARGNLDFSALEDIATATGGLFQKANDAAALDGFFDRMYNAFRAQGCVELVFTQKPATGTEVTGTLNIVVSAPDRKAATVEVPFTFTVR
- a CDS encoding Ig-like domain-containing protein; translated protein: MKRTALILTLTAALTACQQPGTTTPTGPVKISVTGPTVIATNSFPPLTVTVTNADGTPSTAPVTFTSSDPTTVDVDAQGRMKALRLSMAPVTVTATAAGQSAALTVTTYGLEIATGTDRAGDGTFQDFLYYRYRARTPLDGTAKLSITTPTRKLDLTDDITGGFMDGAINEPLSPDDTRKYTVMASVNGDLTYDGATSQPGARVGVPGTVSAQVSGRTLTVSGTLPGDVKAVRTALFDSTVIHHNAYGATLPNTSAVPASVPTGTYHVGVYTYNFPVRTDREPLPTTVARAYKYANTVNLH
- a CDS encoding tetratricopeptide repeat protein; translated protein: MSDFQQYLDAHALLLGGRYQAALDFLDARPVVEELNHARQRAYALHSLRRTGEAYPEIERAAHLAETLYPRQRSAVYIDWAVMLMRDQRFDEGFRLYHQALAHAILPEERVTTLYNLGWTYLRRGHLDHALDALQEGYALTRASRIETVRWRTHNFRCALALHARASGQFDLALQRARQATRLAGDDRAGTYAWNVLATTLRLAGQDAAARAAQERALSLAGDGAARDTEALYLALIDLGGPNAAVARDALQRLAPLTAPYDGWRARLHLAQDHLRAGEGEVALAVLHAALDANEPYVLLDEAPVLGDLYAHGRAAGLILPTPAARQPCTLHVTSRGEPGARLCGAPLPGARPLGLAVVAYLRREGPATLDTLAAALLDLRAGDRRGPARIRAAISDLHDLTGSDTLTVTRRRTVTLDPDWVITTDLDDPGPAPFSDLYGAWVTDLAR